A DNA window from Argopecten irradians isolate NY chromosome 10, Ai_NY, whole genome shotgun sequence contains the following coding sequences:
- the LOC138333352 gene encoding uncharacterized protein: protein MARINSLSFDMSLFRTTMKYCLLLSAVLSAVVSLNPQTCRECILSKTCRPPACSCCNDNMPIISRNNTPQMVFFTFDDAITPTVASFYRELFDANRTNPNGCPIKMTLFVSHANTIYSLVNEFYRRGMEIGAHSVSHGHMNRWTFKSEAKKQKENIAKKAGVPLSEIKGWRSPYLEPIGDQQPKSLNELDYTYDATLTISKKGLVKPPIPFTLDYGWPYDCKIKPCPASAHKGFWEVPVISVMDHLERFDCVYVDGCHTPPPNEETAFKFLWDNFNTYYSGNRAPFGMNMHASWFYYPDRLRAMDRFIKVLGNLPDVYIVSVSQVIDWLKNPTPVSDIHNFKPWGCKNPKITSHHHQRKIQVPRMNIATSINRVNVLQNNAEQQRQLRIQQARISFLQRQRQRQLEQQRLLQQHGTANSQNRFNQQPNTVQKQSKLPFTTGTLGRQQYRWLQRQRSRSHFNPRKQTSLIRPRMTWQRALRHKVMHHVQQRKPTTTPKPISLQPAQIRTPTQPAREQLQKQKEKILLQRKTEQLEKQKRLLEEQRIAEQKVVAEENRLAEKKRQDALMHAAKEKIIKSEHITKNKKTEITKATSERKSKVHSKQELKELLRFAENNLVQSRLLFGVGKPKKLAELKQSFRKIEQRVEIATTNAPTKEITTSTTTTTTRPTAVSTSPTTSKPQQQQQMTLTKESVNSHNFLFDSFQDVVGNNKELWTWAIPTKRQSKKLVKMQSTLPPIKVATTGGFIDFNPTTVYSSIRTAAKDKKSIHKPLSNQQSTVAPIFKAKSVQYSIPEEATLVESNTGYDISITPLSPGVKMPTMHPVLQREPCKQGITCTLPDCKCLSLNTPGKLKPKDIPQIVYITIDGEINFSAFTKMRSIFSRQRKNPNGCPIGATMFVSPTGSSVRLVDRIHRDNVEIAIKGSGSIDHSNGGSFTTEIDGYRSKLLKSTSFLSNQISGYRGVDFKPLTDSEMQVLYNKSMYDSSMVTKAKVWPFTLDFGWKGKCENGACPKDTYAGVWEVPVVPLTNAKTKESCNYADTCKTQPNTKQDTVNFLLENFNRHYKSKRSPFGLHLSQKWFHWYYHHNLSGLNKFLDNVLQLKDVYIVSVSNLIEWVKRPTVASRLNEFKPWQCF, encoded by the coding sequence ATGGCTCGGATTAACAGCCTCTCGTTCGACATGTCTCTGTTTCGAACCACAATGAAGTATTGTTTGTTACTGTCAGCAGTTTTGAGCGCAGTAGTTTCCCTGAATCCTCAGACTTGTCGGGAATGTATATTAAGTAAGACATGTCGTCCTCCAGCGTGTTCATGTTGTAACGACAACATGCCGATCATATCGAGAAACAATACTCCACAAATGGTGTTTTTCACATTTGACGATGCTATTACTCCAACGGTAGCTAGTTTTTACAGAGAACTGTTTGATGCGAATAGAACAAACCCTAACGGATGTCCGATAAAGATGACTCTTTTCGTTTCGCACGCGAACACAATCTACAGTCTGGTTAACGAGTTTTACAGACGAGGAATGGAGATTGGTGCCCACAGTGTTTCACACGGACATATGAACAGGTGGACATTTAAATCAGAAGCtaaaaaacagaaagaaaacatCGCGAAAAAAGCTGGCGTTCCCTTGTCGGAAATTAAGGGATGGCGAAGCCCTTATTTAGAACCTATTGGAGACCAACAACCTAAATCGCTAAATGAGTTGGATTACACATACGACGCTACGTTAACAATCAGCAAGAAAGGATTAGTAAAGCCTCCTATACCGTTCACGTTAGATTATGGTTGGCCGTATGACTGTAAAATCAAGCCCTGTCCAGCTTCGGCACATAAAGGGTTCTGGGAGGTACCTGTTATCTCTGTTATGGATCATTTAGAGCGATTTGACTGTGTTTACGTTGATGGATGTCACACTCCTCCTCCAAACGAAGAGACTGCTTTTAAATTTCTCTGGGATAATTTCAATACATATTACAGTGGAAACAGAGCGCCGTTCGGTATGAATATGCACGCTTCATGGTTTTACTATCCTGATCGTCTGCGAGCAATGGACAGATTCATCAAGGTTCTTGGTAATCTTcctgatgtttatattgtttcGGTAAGCCAAGTTATTGATTGGCTCAAGAATCCAACACCGGTGTCTGATATACATAATTTCAAACCTTGGGGATGTAAAAATCCTAAAATAACATCGCATCATCACCAACGTAAAATACAAGTGCCAAGAATGAACATTGCAACCAGTATAAACAGAGTGAACGTCTTACAGAACAATGCTGAACAACAAAGACAACTACGTATCCAGCAGGCAAGAATAAGCTTTTTGCAGCGACAAAGACAAAGACAATTGGAACAACAAAGGTTGTTACAACAACATGGAACAGCTAATTCACAAAATAGGTTCAACCAACAGCCAAACACAGTACAGAAACAGAGTAAATTACCATTCACTACTGGTACCTTAGGCCGTCAGCAGTACCGATGGCTCCAGagacaaaggtcaaggtcacattttAACCCCAGGAAACAGACATCTCTCATTAGGCCACGAATGACCTGGCAAAGAGCATTAAGGCATAAAGTAATGCATCACGTTCAGCAACGCAAACCTACGACAACACCAAAACCCATTTCATTGCAACCTGCACAAATCAGAACACCCACCCAACCTGCGAGGGAACAACTCcaaaaacagaaagaaaagataTTGTTGCAAAGAAAAACAGAACAACTGGAAAAGCAAAAACGATTATTGGAAGAACAAAGAATCGCAGAGCAGAAAGTTGTAGCAGAGGAAAATCGCCTTGCGGAGAAAAAACGCCAGGACGCACTCATGCATGCTGCaaaggaaaaaataataaaatcagaACATATAACGAAAAATAAAAAGACTGAAATAACGAAAGCTACCTCTGAACGAAAAAGCAAGGTTCATTCTAAGCAGGAGCTGAAGGAACTGTTGCGATTTGCGGAGAATAACCTTGTTCAATCGCGTCTTCTATTCGGTGTCGGAAAGCCTAAAAAATTGGCCGAACTGAAACAGTCATTTAGAAAGATAGAACAACGGGTAGAAATAGCAACAACAAATGCCCCGACGAAAGAAAttacaacatcaacaacaacaacgacaACAAGGCCAACAGCAGTATCCACTTCACCAACAACTTCAAAGCCTCAACAACAGCAGCAAATGACATTAACTAAAGAGTCCGTTAATTCGCATAACTTCCTGTTCGACAGCTTCCAGGACGTTGTGGGTAATAACAAAGAACTATGGACCTGGGCAATACCGACAAAGCGACAGAGTAAGAAATTGGTAAAAATGCAATCCACACTGCCCCCTATAAAGGTAGCTACAACAGGAGGATTCATTGACTTTAATCCCACCACTGTGTATTCATCGATCCGTACTGCCGCGAAAGACAAAAAGTCCATACATAAGCCTCTGTCTAACCAACAGAGTACAGTTGCACCTATTTTCAAAGCAAAGTCTGTGCAATATTCCATTCCGGAGGAAGCTACTCTAGTTGAATCGAATACTGGTTACGATATATCTATTACACCTCTTTCGCCAGGCGTAAAAATGCCGACGATGCATCCCGTACTCCAGAGGGAGCCATGCAAACAaggtattacatgtactttaccgGATTGTAAGTGTTTATCCTTGAACACTCCCGGTAAACTAAAACCTAAGGACATACCTCAAATAGTCTACATAACTATCGACGGCGAAATAAATTTTTCAGCTTTTACTAAAATGCGTTCCATATTTTCCCGCCAACGAAAGAATCCTAATGGATGCCCTATCGgggctaccatgtttgtttCTCCCACAGGTTCAAGTGTTCGCTTGGTAGACCGCATCCATAGGGATAATGTCGAAATCGCAATTAAAGGCAGTGGGTCTATTGATCATTCAAATGGAGGATCCTTCACAACTGAAATCGACGGTTATAGGTCCAAACTCTTGAAATCAACCTCTTTCCTATCAAACCAAATATCTGGATACCGAGGTGTAGACTTCAAACCATTAACAGATAGTGAAATGCAGGTTTTGTATAATAAATCAATGTACGATTCTTCTATGGTTACTAAAGCAAAAGTGTGGCCATTCACGCTTGATTTCGGATGGAAAGGAAAGTGTGAAAACGGAGCATGTCCAAAGGATACATACGCTGGAGTATGGGAAGTACCAGTCGTACCACTCACTAATGCCAAAACAAAGGAAAGCTGTAATTACGCCGATACCTGTAAAACTCAACCCAACACAAAACAAGACACTGTAAACTTTTTACTTGAAAATTTCAACCGACATTATAAATCAAAACGTTCACCATTTGGACTACATTTGAGTCAAAAGTGGTTCCATTGGTATTACCATCATAACCTTTCGGGACTAAACAAATTCTTAGACAATGTGCTACAACTAAAAGACGTTTACATAGTGTCTGTATCAAACCTCATCGAATGGGTTAAGCGACCAACTGTTGCTAGCCGTCTTAACGAATTCAAGCCATGGCAATGTTTTTAG
- the LOC138333350 gene encoding pantetheinase-like, with the protein MKIHISNLLVFSVAIHCADAFKAAVYEHAVIFPPQRSRVLSRDTALTVMKKNLDVYGEQCVEAAAQKAQIIVFPEYGLYGLGWTRQTIAPYLEFVPDPDIKSWAPCDDPSRYNNTDVQRQLSCMAKNSSIYLVANIGARQPCSESDHQCPSDGHFQYSTNLVYDTTGKFIARYFKQNLNSEEVFFDRPSTTNYTVFTTPFGRFATFSSYDIMFQNPAITVITKMNVTNIVYPVAWKMELPLLAAIEIHSAFSEGMHVNLMAANIHLPSKGYYGSGIYWPSGTSNNEVYYNNMSPSSGGKLLVQELSPVDPGVHSRKHLTNNQRLSRKTIPVDSVTSDNGFQAMMNHDLYSFVPMSKGYGEYKVCQNTLCCMASYEGLFQNTLFALGAFDGIHTYNGHYPLQVCTFVPCANGSISSCGQSMIKSIGYMDKMSFFGNFSSNRYVLPEVLVTLDNSTLEIVSRTWMYQESIIIDVGVPGSPVSISMYAIGGP; encoded by the exons ATGAAGATACACATCTCTAACCTGTTAGTCTTCAGTGTGGCTATTCACTGTGCAGACGCATTCAAAGCAGCCGTATATGAACATGCTGTTATTTTCCCGCCGCAAAGGTCACGTGTTTTATCACGTGACACGGCCTTGACAGTGATGAAAAAGAACCTCGATGTTTACGGCGAGCAATGTGTGGAAGCGGCAGCACAG AAAGCCCAGATCATTGTGTTTCCTGAGTACGGTCTGTATGGACTCGGCTGGACAAGACAAACCATCGCACCATACCTAGAGTTTGTACCAGATCCTGATATCAAGTCCTGGGCTCCGTGTGATGACCCCTCTCGATATAACAACACGGACGTACAGCGCCAGCTCAGTTGTATGGCCAAGAACAGCTCCATATACCTTGTGGCTAATATCGGGGCCAGGCAACCCTGCAGTGAATCTGATCACCAATGTCCGTCTGACGGACACTTTCAATATAGCACCAATCTTGTGTACGACACAACCGGCAAATTCATTGCGCGATATTTCAAACAGAACCTAAATTCTGAAGAAGTTTTCTTCGACCGACCCTCTACTACAAACTACACAGTGTTTACAACACCGTTCGGACGCTTCGCAACTTTTTCCTCTTATGATATAATGTTTCAAAATCCTGCCATAACAGTGATAACGAAAATGAACGTGACAAATATAGTCTACCCTGTAGCATGGAAAATGGAACTACCCCTGTTGGCTGCTATCGAGATCCACTCTGCATTCTCAGAAGGTATGCATGTGAACCTGATGGCGGCAAACATACACTTGCCGTCGAAGGGTTACTATGGCAGTGGCATCTACTGGCCTTCTGGCACTTCAAATAATGAAGTTTACTACAACAATATGTCACCAAGCAGTGGAGGTAAACTCCTAGTTCAGGAGCTTAGTCCCGTTGACCCCGGCGTTCATTCCAGAAAACATTTGACAAATAACCAAAGGCTGTCACGTAAAACAATCCCTGTTGATTCTGTGACGAGTGACAATGGGTTCCAGGCGATGATGAACCACGATCTCTACTCGTTTGTTCCTATGAGTAAGGGATACGGAGAGTATAAGGTCTGCCAGAATACGCTATGTTGCATGGCTTCATATGAGGGACTgtttcaaaatacattatttgcTTTAGGTGCGTTTGATGGAATCCACACTTACAATGGACACTATCCTCTTCAGGTTTGCACGTTTGTGCCTTGTGCCAATGGTTCGATTTCCAGTTGTGGTCAGTCAATGATCAAATCCATTGGCTATATGGACAAGATGTCATTCTTTGGAAACTTTTCCTCGAATCGGTACGTCTTACCGGAAGTACTTGTTACCCTTGACAACTCTACGTTGGAGATAGTTTCTCGTACATGGATGTATCAAGAATCCATTATCATAGATGTAGGTGTGCCTGGTTCACCAGTGTCTATATCGATGTATGCCATTGGAGGTCCATAA
- the LOC138333351 gene encoding pantetheinase-like yields MKLQIPSLLIFCVLIYSSDAFKAAVYEHAVILPPQISRVLSRDTALAVMKTNLDVYKAKCMEAAAQKAQIIVFPEYGLNGLDLTRKTIVPFLEFVPDPEAMSWNPCDESENNDTAAQHQFSCMAKKSAIYLVANIGAMLPCKASDASCPPDGHFQFNTNVVYDSNGKFIARYFKQNLNSDEVFFDRPSITNYTVFTTPFGRFATFSSYDIMFQNPAITLIKKMNITNIVYPAAWKMELPLLAAIEIHSAFSEGMHVNLMAANLHLPSKGYYGSGIYWPSGTSNNEVYYNNMSLGSGGKLLVQDLSPVDIDVHITNPRKNEVQFKTLRVDSVNNDNQFQAYMNHDLYTFIPLSNGYGEYKVCQNNLCCDTLYEGMFENTLFALGAFDGMHTYNGHYPLQVCTFVPCVNGSISSCGHPSVKSVGYMSKMSFSGNFSSNRYVLPEVLVTLDNSTLDIVSRTWLYQESIIIDVGIPGSPVSISMYAIGGP; encoded by the exons ATGAAGTTGCAGATCCCAAGTCTGTTGATCTTCTGTGTGCTTATTTACTCGTCAGACGCATTCAAAGCAGCCGTATATGAGCATGCTGTCATTTTACCGCCACAAATATCACGTGTATTATCACGTGACACAGCATTGGCAGTGATGAAAACGAATCTCGATGTTTACAAAGCCAAATGTATGGAAGCTGCTGCTCAg AAAGCCCAGATCATTGTATTTCCGGAATACGGCCTTAACGGGCTTGACTTGACAAGAAAGACCATCGTGCCATTCCTGGAGTTTGTTCCAGACCCTGAGGCGATGTCTTGGAATCCGTGTGATGAATCCGAGAATAACGATACTGCCGCACAACACCAGTTCAGTTGTATGGCAAAGAAAAGCGCTATATACCTAGTTGCTAATATCGGGGCCATGCTACCCTGTAAGGCATCCGATGCTAGCTGTCCCCCTGACGGACACTTCCAATTCAATACAAATGTTGTGTACGATTCCAATGGTAAATTCATCGCACGATATTTCAAGCAAAACCTAAATTCTGACGAAGTTTTCTTCGACCGACCCTCAATCACAAACTACACAGTGTTTACTACGCCGTTTGGACGTTTCGCAACTTTTTCCTCTTACGATATAATGTTTCAAAACCCTGCCATAACACTGATAAAGAAAATGAACATCACCAATATAGTCTACCCTGCAGCTTGGAAAATGGAACTACCCTTGTTGGCTGCTATCGAGATTCATTCAGCATTCTCAGAAGGTATGCATGTGAATCTAATGGCGGCAAACCTGCACTTGCCATCCAAAGGTTACTATGGAAGTGGCATCTACTGGCCATCTGGTACTTCCAATAATGAAGTGTACTATAACAATATGTCATTAGGAAGCGGAGGAAAACTTTTAGTTCAGGATCTTAGTCCCGTAGACATTGATGTTCATATTACAAACCCTAGGAAGAATGAAGTGCAATTTAAAACACTCCGCGTAGATTCTGTGAACAATGACAACCAATTTCAGGCATATATGAACCATGATTTGTATACCTTTATTCCTTTGAGTAACGGCTACGGAGAATACAAGGTTTGTCAAAATAATCTGTGCTGTGATACCTTATATGAAGGAATGTTCGAAAATACGTTGTTTGCTTTAGGCGCGTTTGATGGAATGCACACGTATAATGGACATTATCCTCTTCAAGTTTGCACGTTTGTTCCATGTGTGAATGGTTCGATCTCAAGTTGTGGTCACCCATCGGTCAAATCAGTAGGATATATGAGTAAGATGTCTTTTTCTGGAAATTTTTCCTCGAATCGGTACGTCTTACCGGAAGTACTTGTAACCCTTGACAACTCTACGTTGGACATAGTTTCTCGCACCTGGCTCTATCAGGAGTCAATTATAATAGATGTGGGTATCCCTGGTTCTCCCGTGTCTATTTCCATGTACGCCATTGGTGGCCCATGA